The following are encoded together in the Desulfovibrio legallii genome:
- a CDS encoding DUF2207 family protein, giving the protein MNRIAAIFPTADAVTLGPLAALFADNPRLPVQMLAFCAVFLYFFLFWRKLGPAPAKGAITPRSCPPVAGQLCRETSADASPLSPLAVDYLRNATRISGRGLAAAFLDLTLKGLCAVHKADTGGYVLEPRPLPERTAQALADEERAVYDALIRQADDGRLVLRPCQAGLRAIAAAARHCLQRRFPAAWRLQTRAAVAGWFVLLPPALVVSVLETDLVGLTAAAGLPPETTPAAVCGLFCTVLATSLAMAPRGTAWRCLIGLTAGGLLCGGLWALHVQGFLPSVQWVLPALTLLTALIFTAALKTPSQAARTALDGIEGLALYLRDAGSPDRERTDHTAGLEPPSAAFRRLLPYALALGLEKAWCDRCAAPRDVAALQDVAVDADLTRRGWGHFLRSFRQAVDAAMASPRPASRKSLPGLADSDA; this is encoded by the coding sequence ATGAACCGGATTGCCGCCATTTTTCCCACTGCCGACGCTGTAACGCTGGGGCCGCTGGCCGCCCTGTTTGCCGACAATCCGCGCCTTCCCGTGCAGATGCTGGCCTTCTGCGCGGTCTTTCTTTACTTTTTTCTGTTCTGGCGAAAGCTGGGGCCCGCCCCGGCCAAGGGCGCCATCACCCCCCGCTCCTGCCCGCCTGTTGCCGGGCAGCTCTGCCGCGAAACGTCTGCGGACGCCTCCCCCCTTTCCCCCCTGGCTGTGGATTATCTGCGCAACGCCACCCGCATCAGCGGCCGTGGCCTGGCCGCCGCCTTTCTGGACCTGACCCTCAAGGGCCTGTGCGCCGTCCACAAGGCCGACACAGGCGGCTACGTTCTGGAACCGCGCCCCTTGCCGGAACGGACAGCGCAGGCTCTGGCCGACGAAGAACGCGCGGTCTACGACGCCCTGATCCGCCAGGCCGACGACGGCAGGTTGGTCCTGCGCCCCTGCCAGGCTGGCCTGCGCGCCATAGCGGCCGCAGCACGTCACTGCCTGCAGCGTCGCTTTCCCGCCGCCTGGAGGCTCCAGACGCGGGCGGCGGTGGCGGGCTGGTTTGTGCTCTTGCCGCCGGCGCTCGTCGTCAGCGTGCTGGAGACGGATCTTGTGGGCCTGACGGCCGCGGCTGGGCTGCCGCCGGAAACCACGCCAGCCGCCGTCTGCGGCCTGTTCTGCACGGTCCTGGCCACGTCCCTGGCGATGGCTCCCAGGGGGACGGCCTGGCGTTGCCTCATCGGGCTGACGGCGGGCGGACTGCTCTGCGGCGGCCTGTGGGCGCTCCATGTGCAGGGATTTTTGCCCAGCGTGCAGTGGGTACTGCCCGCGCTTACGCTGCTTACGGCCCTGATCTTCACGGCCGCCCTCAAAACGCCCAGCCAGGCCGCGCGAACAGCCCTGGACGGCATTGAAGGCCTTGCCCTGTATCTCCGCGACGCCGGAAGCCCGGATAGGGAACGCACCGACCATACGGCCGGACTGGAGCCCCCGTCCGCCGCCTTCCGCCGCCTGCTGCCCTATGCCCTGGCCCTGGGGCTGGAAAAAGCCTGGTGCGACCGCTGTGCCGCCCCGCGGGACGTCGCCGCGCTGCAAGACGTGGCCGTGGACGCGGACCTGACCCGACGCGGCTGGGGACACTTTTTGCGCAGCTTCAGACAGGCAGTGGACGCGGCCATGGCCTCTCCCAGGCCCGCATCCCGGAAAAGTCTCCCCGGCCTTGCGGATAGCGACGCATAA
- the typA gene encoding translational GTPase TypA, with translation MQHNEHLRNVAIIAHVDHGKTTLVDALFKQAGVFRADQQVDERVMDNMDLERERGITIAAKNCAVTWRGVKINIIDTPGHADFGGEVERSLSMATGAILLVDSSEGPLPQTRFVLRKTLEAGLPVVVVINKIDRKDARPQEVLNEIYDLFIDLDASEDQLEFPVLYAIGRKGVAMNALDDEQKDLTPLFEAILSHIPGPVHDPDQPFQMLVADLDYSDYLGRLAVGRIMHGTVHAKDTLACIGEGGQARPLRATKIQVYDGLQLAEVEQATPGDIVVMAGIEDVTIGDTICTRENPRALPRIRVDEPTVAMRFGINTSPLAGREGKIVQSRAIHDRLIKETLRNVAIRVEDTADKDAFLVKGRGEFQMAILIETMRREGFELSVGRPQVILKKDETGAVIEPVERLYVDCDETFMGVVTDKLAQRKGRLLNCVNNGTGRVRLEFSVPSRGLIGYRDEFLTDTKGTGIMNSYLEGYDRWRGDFPSRYTGSIVADRPGSAVAYALFNLEPRGVLFVEPGDPVYEGMIVGEHNRENDIDVNATKEKKLTNLRAAGKDENVILTPVKKMTLEHALHFVREDELVEVTPQSLRLRKLELSAQKRYQMAGKKAKS, from the coding sequence ATGCAGCACAACGAACATCTTCGTAACGTGGCTATCATCGCCCACGTAGACCATGGCAAGACCACTCTGGTGGACGCGCTGTTCAAGCAGGCCGGCGTGTTCCGCGCTGACCAGCAGGTGGACGAGCGCGTCATGGACAACATGGATCTGGAGCGCGAGCGCGGCATCACCATTGCCGCCAAAAACTGCGCCGTCACCTGGCGCGGCGTAAAAATCAACATTATCGACACGCCCGGCCACGCCGACTTCGGCGGCGAGGTGGAGCGCTCCCTCTCCATGGCCACCGGGGCCATTCTGCTGGTGGACTCTTCTGAGGGGCCCCTGCCCCAGACCCGCTTTGTGCTGCGCAAAACCTTGGAAGCCGGGCTGCCCGTGGTGGTGGTCATTAACAAAATCGACCGCAAAGACGCTCGCCCTCAGGAAGTGCTCAACGAAATTTATGACCTTTTCATCGACCTGGACGCCAGCGAAGATCAGCTGGAGTTCCCCGTGCTCTACGCCATCGGGCGCAAGGGCGTGGCCATGAATGCCCTGGACGACGAACAAAAAGACCTTACCCCCCTGTTTGAGGCCATCCTCAGCCATATTCCCGGACCGGTGCACGACCCGGACCAGCCCTTCCAGATGCTGGTGGCGGATCTGGACTATTCCGACTACCTGGGCCGCCTGGCCGTGGGCCGCATCATGCACGGCACCGTGCACGCCAAAGACACCTTGGCCTGCATTGGCGAAGGCGGCCAGGCCCGCCCCCTGCGCGCCACCAAAATTCAGGTCTACGACGGCCTGCAGCTGGCGGAGGTGGAACAAGCCACCCCCGGCGACATCGTGGTTATGGCCGGCATTGAGGACGTGACCATCGGCGACACCATCTGCACCCGAGAGAACCCCCGCGCCCTGCCACGCATCCGCGTGGACGAGCCCACCGTGGCCATGCGCTTTGGCATCAACACCTCTCCTCTGGCCGGACGCGAAGGCAAAATCGTGCAGAGCCGCGCCATCCATGACCGGCTTATCAAGGAAACCCTGCGCAACGTGGCCATCCGCGTGGAAGACACGGCGGACAAGGACGCCTTTCTGGTCAAGGGCCGGGGCGAATTTCAGATGGCCATCCTTATCGAAACCATGCGCCGCGAAGGTTTTGAACTCTCCGTGGGGCGGCCGCAGGTTATTCTGAAAAAGGACGAAACCGGCGCTGTCATTGAGCCGGTAGAACGCCTCTATGTGGACTGCGACGAAACCTTTATGGGCGTGGTGACGGACAAGCTGGCCCAGCGCAAAGGCCGCCTGCTCAACTGCGTCAACAACGGCACGGGCCGGGTGCGGCTGGAATTTTCCGTACCGTCGCGCGGGCTTATTGGCTACCGCGACGAATTTCTTACGGACACCAAGGGCACCGGCATCATGAACTCTTACCTGGAAGGCTACGACCGTTGGCGCGGCGATTTCCCCTCCCGCTACACGGGCTCCATCGTGGCGGACAGACCCGGCAGCGCCGTGGCTTACGCCCTGTTCAACCTTGAACCGCGCGGCGTGCTCTTTGTGGAGCCCGGCGACCCGGTCTACGAGGGCATGATCGTGGGCGAACACAACCGTGAAAACGATATCGACGTCAACGCCACCAAAGAAAAGAAACTCACCAACCTGCGCGCAGCGGGCAAGGACGAAAACGTCATCCTTACTCCGGTGAAAAAAATGACCCTGGAGCACGCCCTGCACTTTGTGCGTGAAGACGAGCTGGTGGAAGTGACCCCGCAGTCCCTCCGTTTGCGCAAACTGGAGCTTTCCGCCCAGAAGCGCTACCAGATGGCCGGCAAAAAAGCCAAGAGCTAG
- a CDS encoding purine-nucleoside phosphorylase — protein sequence MQNPQEVQSVAAELARRMAAGRRSLATTSAKETPVGVILGTGLSGLAEKMNDPIAVPYAELPGFPASSVASHAGAFVCGRFPARCGEDDGQGRTALIQQGRCHLYEGRNPAEVCMGVRVMAAMGVRTLIVTNAAGALNPNFDVGSIMCMSDMINHTGATPLAGPNCADWGPRFPDMSEPFDPDLRALALETACKMGLRLERGVYIGVHGPEMETPAETRLYRQWGADAVGMSTVLEVIAARHLGMRVLGLSCLTNKNRPDCMTPTPLEEVIAVAQTTGKQLGRLIRALMTKL from the coding sequence ATGCAAAATCCGCAGGAAGTCCAGAGCGTGGCCGCAGAGCTGGCCCGACGCATGGCCGCTGGCCGCCGCAGCCTCGCCACAACCTCTGCAAAGGAGACTCCCGTGGGCGTCATTCTGGGCACGGGGCTTTCCGGCCTGGCGGAAAAGATGAACGACCCCATTGCCGTTCCCTATGCCGAGCTGCCGGGCTTTCCCGCATCCAGCGTGGCCTCGCACGCCGGGGCCTTTGTGTGCGGACGCTTTCCCGCACGCTGTGGCGAAGACGACGGCCAGGGCCGCACGGCCCTCATCCAGCAGGGCCGCTGCCACCTTTATGAAGGCCGCAACCCGGCCGAGGTCTGTATGGGCGTGCGGGTTATGGCCGCCATGGGCGTGCGCACGCTCATTGTCACCAACGCCGCCGGGGCCCTCAACCCCAATTTTGACGTGGGCTCCATCATGTGCATGAGCGACATGATCAACCACACCGGGGCCACTCCTCTGGCCGGGCCCAACTGCGCGGATTGGGGGCCGCGCTTTCCCGACATGAGCGAACCCTTTGACCCCGACCTGCGTGCCCTGGCCCTGGAAACGGCCTGTAAGATGGGCTTGCGCCTGGAGCGCGGCGTATACATTGGCGTGCACGGCCCGGAAATGGAAACCCCCGCGGAAACGCGCCTCTACCGCCAGTGGGGGGCGGACGCCGTGGGCATGAGCACCGTGCTGGAGGTCATTGCCGCCCGACATCTGGGCATGCGGGTGCTGGGGCTTTCCTGTCTGACCAATAAAAATCGTCCCGACTGTATGACCCCGACGCCGTTGGAAGAAGTCATCGCTGTGGCGCAGACCACGGGCAAGCAGCTGGGCCGGCTTATCCGCGCCCTGATGACAAAACTCTGA
- a CDS encoding biotin carboxylase N-terminal domain-containing protein, producing the protein MDTVQEGTALQNHKVLVANRGEIAMRIMRACGKLGLPFAAVYTTEDMASGHVRLARESGGEKSLYRVASYHDANELMAVADDAGCTAVHPGYGFFAEDFRFARRVTKRDRKMIFIGPSWKIIRELGDKINTKRLARSLGVPTVPGSDRPIYDEMEAEHIAKDIFEFQAQQGIKRPLVLVKASAGGGGMGIEEVYDPDQFRSVFRRVRSYALRQFKDEGVLIEQRITDFNHLEVQVVSDRSGTNPVHFGTRNCSIQSTGRQKRIEVAPGFAPETLEYTFDAAKVLHDIVDYSLTMARKVGYDNVGTWEWIVTRQGDPFLMEVNTRIQVENGVSARISKVRGQGDVDLIAEQIRIGLGQPLGYAQADIEFEGVGIEYRLIAEDPDNSFTPWVGRIERFAWRDQPWLTVLTHVPGTEPYEIPTEFDPNLALAIIWGKNLEEARARGLEFLRDLRLEGHNNAGEALRSNVGFLTANTERILRF; encoded by the coding sequence TTGGATACCGTTCAGGAAGGCACTGCCTTGCAAAACCACAAAGTCCTGGTGGCTAACCGGGGTGAGATAGCCATGCGCATCATGCGGGCCTGCGGCAAGCTGGGCCTGCCTTTTGCCGCCGTGTACACAACGGAGGATATGGCCTCCGGCCATGTGCGCCTGGCCCGTGAGAGCGGGGGCGAAAAAAGCCTCTACCGCGTCGCTTCCTACCACGACGCCAATGAGCTTATGGCCGTGGCCGACGATGCGGGCTGCACCGCCGTGCATCCCGGGTACGGCTTTTTTGCCGAAGACTTCCGCTTTGCCCGGCGCGTGACCAAGCGTGACCGCAAAATGATTTTCATCGGCCCCTCGTGGAAAATCATCCGTGAGCTGGGCGATAAAATCAACACCAAACGCCTGGCCCGCAGCCTGGGTGTGCCCACGGTGCCGGGTTCAGACAGGCCCATCTACGATGAGATGGAAGCCGAGCACATCGCCAAAGATATTTTCGAGTTCCAGGCCCAGCAGGGCATTAAGCGGCCTCTGGTGTTGGTTAAGGCTTCGGCGGGCGGCGGCGGCATGGGCATTGAGGAAGTGTACGACCCGGACCAGTTCCGCTCTGTGTTCCGGCGCGTGCGCAGCTACGCCCTGCGCCAGTTCAAGGACGAGGGCGTGCTTATCGAGCAGCGCATCACCGATTTTAATCACCTGGAAGTGCAGGTGGTTTCTGACCGCAGCGGAACAAACCCGGTGCATTTCGGCACGCGCAACTGTTCCATTCAGTCCACGGGGCGGCAGAAACGCATTGAGGTGGCCCCCGGCTTTGCGCCTGAAACTCTGGAGTACACCTTTGACGCGGCCAAGGTACTGCACGACATTGTAGACTACTCCCTGACCATGGCCCGCAAGGTAGGCTACGACAACGTGGGCACCTGGGAATGGATCGTGACCCGGCAGGGCGACCCCTTCCTCATGGAGGTGAACACCCGCATCCAGGTGGAAAACGGCGTTTCCGCCCGCATTTCCAAGGTGCGCGGTCAGGGCGACGTAGACCTTATCGCCGAGCAGATCCGCATCGGCCTGGGCCAGCCCCTGGGCTATGCCCAGGCGGACATAGAGTTTGAAGGCGTGGGCATAGAATACCGCCTTATCGCCGAAGACCCGGACAACAGCTTCACCCCCTGGGTGGGGCGCATTGAACGCTTTGCCTGGCGTGACCAGCCCTGGCTGACGGTGCTGACCCATGTGCCCGGCACCGAGCCTTATGAAATCCCCACTGAGTTTGACCCCAACCTGGCCTTGGCTATCATCTGGGGTAAAAACCTGGAGGAAGCCAGGGCGCGCGGCCTGGAATTTTTGCGCGACCTGCGCCTGGAAGGGCACAACAACGCGGGCGAGGCCCTCAGGTCCAACGTGGGCTTTCTGACGGCCAATACGGAACGCATCCTGCGTTTTTAA
- a CDS encoding acetyl-CoA carboxylase carboxyl transferase subunit alpha/beta translates to MDNTIEKHIQNLRDRLTYLADIFVGKHRDNAQLLEEKLAAFEARARAGQLEDPFAELATVEDLFGYVERRLEASITPMDRVRIVRHPQRVCLRDILENVYDNFTEVGGQDEHSLDPSMLIARAVITRRRGKKTYTQSVMVIGQEKGHGAEFRNGGSVKPWGNAKAQQYMRVAETEGIPIHTYIFTPGSFPIEDYPGAAQQIARNIYSMAGLRVPVITVISEGGSGGAEAIGLADKRLMLSHGYYSVISPEGAAAIEGRLKAGQRATPELIEHCADHLKITAQDNLKFGYIDRIVQEPPLGARPWHFDFFRQLRQEVLRATDEVVISTRKMPVLKRLALARVRRPEANLDDMYTRWGLSSAAKDRLREKRQQKFLRLSRQAARDRRPFLTKMAAATWDWVSKPWISFKYDFYRKHQRQIRTFVEEMGNEWEVFKGRLLAPWHKLTHKLPSARTESKAKELTALSTWSDDGRRSKWNYISPRYKIDRAVTCPNSASYGCLDLWGPDLFAEFAGVCSHCGYHFPMEPEWYVKNVFDLGSVFEFNSEIEAGNPLDFPDFGARIAAAQKKTGAKSGCMTFEARIDNIKMVVAMLMGTFRGGSVGAAEGYKFVEAAQRAAKKRYPFLAYVHGTAGIRIQEGTHGVIQMPRCTVAVRRYIESGGLYMVLYDTNSFAGPVASFLGCSPYQFAVRSSNIGFAGPGVIKETTGMDVPPKYHRSYRALSRGHIQGIWDRRQIRANLKQALLTIGGRNLYYR, encoded by the coding sequence ATGGACAATACGATAGAAAAGCATATTCAGAATCTGCGTGACAGACTCACGTATCTGGCAGACATCTTTGTCGGCAAGCACAGGGACAATGCCCAGCTGCTGGAAGAAAAACTCGCGGCTTTTGAGGCCCGCGCCCGCGCCGGCCAGCTGGAGGACCCCTTTGCCGAGCTGGCCACGGTGGAAGACCTCTTTGGCTATGTGGAACGCCGCCTGGAAGCGAGCATTACCCCCATGGATCGGGTGCGCATTGTGCGCCACCCCCAGCGCGTCTGCCTGCGCGACATTCTTGAAAACGTCTACGACAACTTTACCGAGGTGGGCGGTCAGGACGAACACAGCCTGGACCCCAGCATGCTCATTGCCCGCGCGGTGATTACCCGCCGCCGGGGCAAGAAGACCTATACCCAGTCGGTTATGGTTATCGGTCAGGAAAAGGGCCACGGCGCGGAGTTCCGCAACGGCGGTTCGGTAAAGCCCTGGGGCAACGCCAAGGCCCAGCAGTATATGCGCGTGGCCGAAACCGAGGGCATCCCCATCCACACCTACATTTTTACGCCCGGCTCTTTTCCCATTGAGGACTATCCCGGCGCGGCCCAGCAGATCGCCCGCAACATTTACAGCATGGCAGGGCTGCGGGTGCCGGTCATTACGGTCATTTCCGAGGGCGGTTCCGGCGGGGCCGAGGCCATTGGCCTGGCGGACAAGCGGCTGATGCTTTCGCACGGCTACTATTCGGTCATCTCGCCCGAAGGGGCCGCCGCCATTGAGGGCCGCCTCAAGGCCGGGCAGCGCGCCACGCCGGAGCTCATTGAGCACTGCGCCGATCACCTCAAAATCACCGCCCAGGACAACCTGAAATTCGGCTACATTGACCGCATTGTGCAGGAGCCCCCCCTGGGGGCGCGGCCCTGGCATTTTGATTTTTTTCGCCAGCTGCGGCAGGAAGTGCTGCGGGCCACGGACGAAGTGGTCATTTCCACGCGCAAAATGCCCGTGCTCAAGCGTCTGGCTCTGGCCCGCGTGCGGCGGCCCGAAGCCAACCTGGACGACATGTACACCCGCTGGGGGCTTTCCTCTGCGGCCAAGGACCGCCTGCGCGAAAAGCGGCAGCAGAAGTTTCTGCGCCTTTCGCGTCAGGCTGCGCGCGACCGTCGTCCCTTTCTCACCAAGATGGCCGCCGCCACCTGGGATTGGGTTTCCAAACCCTGGATCAGCTTCAAGTACGATTTTTACCGCAAGCACCAGCGGCAGATCCGCACCTTTGTGGAGGAAATGGGCAATGAGTGGGAGGTCTTTAAGGGGCGGCTGCTGGCCCCCTGGCACAAACTTACCCACAAGCTGCCCAGCGCCCGTACCGAAAGCAAGGCCAAGGAGCTCACGGCCCTTTCCACCTGGTCCGACGACGGCCGCCGCAGCAAGTGGAATTACATTTCGCCGCGCTACAAAATCGATCGTGCCGTCACCTGCCCCAACAGCGCCTCGTACGGCTGCCTGGACCTCTGGGGACCGGACCTTTTTGCCGAATTTGCCGGGGTGTGCAGCCACTGCGGTTACCATTTCCCCATGGAACCGGAATGGTACGTGAAAAACGTCTTTGACCTGGGCTCAGTCTTTGAGTTCAACAGCGAGATCGAGGCGGGCAACCCGCTGGACTTCCCGGACTTTGGCGCGCGCATCGCCGCCGCCCAGAAGAAGACCGGGGCCAAAAGCGGCTGCATGACCTTTGAGGCCCGCATTGACAACATAAAAATGGTGGTGGCCATGCTTATGGGCACCTTCCGGGGCGGCTCCGTGGGCGCGGCCGAAGGCTACAAGTTTGTGGAGGCCGCCCAGCGCGCCGCCAAAAAGCGCTATCCTTTCCTGGCCTATGTGCACGGCACCGCCGGCATCCGCATTCAGGAGGGCACCCACGGCGTCATTCAGATGCCGCGCTGCACCGTGGCCGTGCGTCGTTATATTGAATCCGGCGGCCTGTACATGGTGCTCTACGACACCAATTCCTTTGCCGGGCCCGTGGCCAGTTTTCTTGGCTGCTCGCCCTACCAGTTCGCCGTGCGCTCGTCCAACATCGGCTTTGCCGGGCCGGGCGTCATCAAGGAAACCACGGGCATGGACGTGCCGCCCAAATACCACCGGTCCTATCGGGCCCTCTCACGCGGGCACATCCAGGGCATCTGGGACCGACGGCAGATTCGCGCCAACCTCAAGCAGGCCCTGCTCACCATCGGCGGGCGGAACCTGTATTATCGTTAG
- a CDS encoding biotin attachment protein: protein MINISALLDEIKAAPYREIVISTPHTGRVTFAGLHQGDMALGPQGLWKEKPGSLVATLERERNPKPICAPEKGEVSHIYTDLEGTFVEAGTPLAVLRHKLTRAEVEHIILQKALHLFLAPERAKYYFTPEVDKKIRAADAQSVAVRDGMEILIMSRMKREVPLNYAGPDGVIYAVYFKYNENMDAGAPLIGVCPKDQLAAIQEVVMRVRTEWTETD from the coding sequence ATGATCAATATCTCCGCACTGCTGGACGAAATCAAGGCCGCGCCCTACCGCGAAATCGTCATCAGCACCCCGCATACGGGGCGCGTGACCTTCGCCGGACTGCACCAGGGGGACATGGCCCTGGGCCCGCAAGGCCTCTGGAAGGAAAAACCCGGCTCCCTTGTGGCCACGCTGGAGCGCGAACGTAACCCCAAACCCATCTGCGCCCCTGAAAAAGGGGAAGTAAGCCATATTTATACAGATCTGGAAGGCACGTTTGTGGAGGCGGGCACGCCCCTGGCCGTGTTGCGTCACAAACTTACCCGCGCCGAGGTGGAGCACATTATTCTGCAAAAAGCGCTGCACCTCTTTCTTGCGCCGGAGCGGGCCAAGTACTACTTTACCCCTGAGGTGGACAAAAAAATCCGCGCCGCCGACGCGCAGTCTGTAGCGGTGCGCGACGGCATGGAAATCCTGATCATGTCGCGCATGAAACGGGAGGTTCCCCTCAACTATGCGGGGCCGGACGGCGTCATCTATGCCGTCTACTTCAAATACAATGAAAATATGGACGCGGGCGCGCCGCTCATCGGCGTCTGCCCCAAGGACCAGCTGGCCGCCATTCAGGAGGTGGTTATGCGTGTGCGCACGGAGTGGACGGAAACGGACTAG
- a CDS encoding single-stranded DNA-binding protein, whose amino-acid sequence MLNKVMIIGRLGRDPELRYTQSGSPVASLNVATDESYVDRDGNKVERTEWHRVSVFQRQAENCATYLSKGSLVYVEGSLQTRKWQDQQGQDRYTTEIKAQRVQFLDRKGDGPRGGGQGGYEDDYGAPAQHRGSPRNAQPAGPRGGQEGAPRSNQGGRPQAQPPRQQEEDLGPAFPSEASNMDDVPF is encoded by the coding sequence ATGCTGAACAAAGTCATGATTATCGGGCGACTGGGCCGCGATCCGGAGCTGCGCTACACCCAGAGCGGCTCTCCTGTGGCCTCGCTCAATGTGGCCACGGACGAATCTTATGTGGACCGCGACGGCAACAAAGTGGAACGTACTGAATGGCACCGCGTTTCCGTGTTTCAGCGGCAGGCTGAAAATTGCGCCACCTACCTCAGCAAGGGCAGTCTGGTCTATGTGGAAGGCAGCCTGCAGACCCGCAAATGGCAGGACCAGCAGGGGCAGGACCGCTACACCACGGAAATCAAGGCCCAGCGGGTGCAGTTTCTGGACCGCAAGGGCGACGGCCCGCGCGGCGGCGGCCAGGGCGGGTATGAGGACGACTACGGCGCACCGGCGCAGCACCGCGGCAGCCCGCGCAACGCGCAACCCGCAGGCCCGCGCGGCGGACAGGAAGGCGCGCCGCGCAGCAATCAGGGCGGCAGGCCACAGGCCCAACCACCCCGCCAGCAGGAAGAGGATTTGGGCCCGGCCTTCCCTTCGGAGGCGTCCAATATGGACGATGTGCCCTTTTAG